A window of the Halobacterium hubeiense genome harbors these coding sequences:
- the nuoK gene encoding NADH-quinone oxidoreductase subunit NuoK, with the protein MAVAVEYYLLLSAAVFCTGVFGVLTRENALMFLISVELMLNSANINLVAFSHFYGNLTGQVFALFVMALAAAEVAVGLGIVLVLYRNFGDIDVRDATTMRW; encoded by the coding sequence ATGGCCGTCGCCGTCGAGTACTACCTCCTGTTGTCCGCGGCCGTGTTCTGCACGGGCGTGTTCGGCGTGCTCACGCGCGAGAACGCGCTCATGTTCCTCATCAGCGTGGAGCTGATGCTGAACTCCGCGAACATCAACCTCGTGGCGTTCTCGCACTTCTACGGGAACCTCACGGGGCAGGTGTTCGCCCTGTTCGTGATGGCGCTGGCCGCGGCGGAGGTCGCCGTCGGCCTCGGCATCGTACTCGTGTTGTACCGCAACTTCGGTGACATCGACGTGCGCGACGCGACGACGATGAGGTGGTAA
- a CDS encoding NADH-quinone oxidoreductase subunit J, with translation MTTETIAFGLFALLTVACSLGAVLVRDVWHSALLLGGSLMSFAVHYVMLQAEFVAAMQILVYVGGVLILITFAVMLTRQTGGTEEVTNA, from the coding sequence ATGACGACCGAAACAATCGCGTTCGGGCTGTTCGCGCTGCTCACCGTAGCGTGCAGTCTCGGCGCTGTCCTGGTGCGGGACGTGTGGCACTCCGCGCTGCTGCTCGGCGGCTCGCTGATGAGCTTCGCCGTGCACTACGTGATGCTACAGGCGGAGTTCGTCGCCGCGATGCAGATTCTCGTCTACGTCGGCGGCGTCCTCATCCTCATCACGTTCGCGGTGATGCTCACACGTCAAACTGGAGGTACAGAAGAGGTGACTAACGCATGA